Genomic DNA from Schistosoma haematobium chromosome 1, whole genome shotgun sequence:
TTAGTAACTCAATGGCTACTGATTCAAACCTTGTTCTATTATAGTTATAAACACACTTATCAGCCGATACTGTCAGTTGATGACCGCCACACCCTCAAATCGGCTTATTTAAAAGATTAGGGATTCCTACTAGATATTCAGGAAAATTCATATCCTTACTTTCTGAACTGGCAACTAGATCACATGTATAAATCCATCACTCTCGCTGTCAACATGGTGATATCATATAATCATTTCTACTTATAAAGTTTAGTCAATACGAAATGGCTACTGCTGTTAGATAATCAAAGATCATAATGCACTATAAATGCTCTTACATCGTAAACCATTTTCATCTCTGGCAGCGGTATTGGTAATGTATACAAAAACGCTTTAGGGGATATAAAAACATTTctattgaattttattattttgctaagCTAGTTTGTTGGTtaagttgtttatttatcataacAGTAATTCATTTGGTATCGAAAAGCAGATTAGACTCTTGTGATTTGACTGAGGGTGAAATACATCGAATCGGAAGTAAATTTAGCTACGTTAAACCCAGTCAAATAACAATCGAATCTTGGGTTTACATAACCAAccacaaaaaacatttaaaatttctATATATAAACTTACATGTTTTGCTACAAATTCCAAGGCTGTACTGCGAAATATATCTGGAACACGTTTTTTATCCAAACGCTGTAATCTATTAACTAAACCAATTACCATTTGGCGATAATTATCTTTTTCTGTAACTGGATTATCTAATGGATATTTAAAAACAgcctattatcaaatattttttGAACATTTCCAGTATATTAATATCAACTACTGATGATAATATGAGTAGGTAtatcaaaattatttcaatatgcCCCAATGTAAATTCAAGATGTAATGTGCATGTGAATGAATGTAAAATTCTAGTTGAAGGGTTTTTACTGATACTGGTATAAATTATTAAGTGTGTTTTCACAAGTTTATCTCACTTGACAAACCACTAAAAACTAAAAGTACTGTGcagttgtttcatcctatgGGACTCATCAACGATATGCTTCCACAACCCCATTAGGACCTTCAGGTTTTCGGGAGATATAATTGGGTTAACATCAAACAGTGGAACACACCGCATTAGTTAAGATTTGGTGGCTGATCATTTCAAACACGCTAGTTGTACAGGAGATTATTTGCTGATCGAAAAACTTAGTAGTAATATCTCTGACTGTATAGTCGGGTGACGCGCTTTTGAATTATTGACGTAAGGATTGGAGATACGCTTTGCAAATTGACaggtcatttatttttatttcactagGAGCACTGAAAGGCtaataaatgataatgattataattGGAGAAGAATAATGGGACTTTCTAGATTCTTCACAATGTTGTTACAACTTGGAAATCTCAACTGATTTTCTTATATTTTTGTGTTGTTTTTAAATAAGTTACGTGATATTAGTCACATTATTTTAGAGATGATTCAATCATCTGTTTGTATAAAAATTGAATAACTCACCCACTAATGAAAGAAATTTTAATGAGGGCAAACAATTTAATCGTTTGACTTCGGAAAATTTGGAAATTTGGTTTCCTctataatatatttaaatagtAAAATATAGGCAAACATTAAACACATGATTGAAAAGTAAAATGATAATGTCATTTACATTGATTGGTTCaaagttattattaatatgtgCGAATTAATTAAGTCTAAAAGTTGGGTCGTAAAAATATCCTCTGCTGTTAAGAGCCATGACgaaatttaatgaaattcacATTTATTATACTAAGTCAGTCTATGACAGAGCTCAAACATCTATCATTGTTATCGGTTGGCAGCCGCCTAACTCTTGACATAATTAATTACATAGGTTGCAGTTATTCAGTAGGACTTTGCGGAATCGTGTTAAGAATGCAATTACTTTATGGAGTTAGACGCTTTGTGAAAAATGGTCTACAGATTTGTTAGTTAAGGGACCAGATAGCAGTTTATAGGTATCAGTTTAAGCTACTTAAAAGTAGTATATATTTAATGCACAGTCTTAATAAACCGTTGGTTTTAACGTGATATCAATTTTCCTTAGTTTTATGTGAAGATTTTGTGAAATATTAAATGTGATGACTGACAGACTTGTACGTTGTGATGACATACGAGTAACTTATTTCTGAATAGGTGATTTAAAACATGATGATAAATGAAACAAGACTAGAATTCAGGTCAAAAAGATTACAAATGATATTGTGATAATTAACAGTCTTAAAATCTTACAAATCATAGTCTTGATGATaaaaattgaaatatatatgcttGCTGAGATGACTGTATGCATGACGAGAATTTTCAAAGTTATTATATTTAATGAGTGTATCGTTATTATACTTATTGTGAAATACTATCTCATCTAATTTCCACACAAAATTCATCCATTCAAAGTTTACAACTGAAAAAAATTTCAGCCAATATCTAATATAAAAGACTTTTAAAGGTATCCGAATTTCCTCATTGAACTTAACTGTAGATTATTGGTGCATATGAATAAAAGAAGGAATACAGATGGGTTAATATAGATTTTCTAATGtcatttttaaacaaataaaagatatatttccctaaattttattaatcattCTAGCTCTTGTGGGTAGCTTACTTTTGAAAACTTTGAAATACCAGTTTTGcagttttaattatttattcaactgaTAAGGAAATtagacaacaataataatattgttgattGGATAGGAATTTGAGATCGGTTCACTTCTTATGAGGTAGGATTTTTATAGTTTAAGATGAAACCATCAACTATCTCAGCctatttaaaaaacaaattcGTTTAGCTGCCTCATATTTTTTAATGcagaaaataaaaacacaaaatCTATTTTGGAAGATTGAAATTAAAACAAGTCTATCACCTTTGATCTTGATGGTATCCAATGGGTTACAGATTTGAAGATAGGAGAATGTAATAGGTGTTAAGGTAAATAAAATAGACAGGACTTTGTTTTTCAAATGAACTGTGTCTTTTTAAGTCGAACAGTTACAACTTTTTAGATGTTCGAACAAACATGGGGTAAATTTGATTTTGGTTGAATTCTCTGAAAGTGGACAATAATCACCCATATGTTCAAGCTAAAGATGACATAATCGAAAATATTTGGAATAATTTTCCTCACATTTACTAGTTAAAATCCTAAAAAGCATGTAGTGATCAGAGTGCAAGTGGTCGAATTTTCTTAAACTATAGAGAAACGATGTTCATCATAGTTTCTATGTCCTTAGTTTTGTAAGTAAAAAATCTTAATTAATACGATCCActgaaattatattttaaaataaaagttcaaGAAAGACATGAACAAACCTCAAATTAATATATTCTAATGAAGTTAAATTTTCTGTGAAGTCCGTTAACCTTGATAGACGATTATCACGTAAATGTAAACAAACTAATGATTTTAAACTAGAAATACCTTCTAGTCTACGTAATAGATTTTCTGCACAGTATAAGGTTTTTAAACTAATCATATCATCGATTCCATTCAATGTGTTCAATCGGTTACCACGTAATTCAAGTGTATGCAAATTTGGAAGCTGTTCAGAACTAAGTTTCGTATCGGTTTCTGACTTTAGTGAGACAATTGCGTTGTCTATAACAAAATTAGagtaaacaaataagtaaaGATAATTAGAGATGTTTAAGTAAAGGAGAAAACAGGCAGGACCACCGATTATCTTTACATAAAATTACGGAGtaacttgataaaatagaaaaaccatacgcCAATATTTCATTCGCAAAGtgtccattaattgtctcagacttcattgtttccgcatttccataccaattgatttctgttcccgttctttcctcctTGATCTTCTCAACCTCCTGCTGCGAGATATTCTATTTCTGACTAACGGTATATACTATTTATGTTAACATAAGTAGTAAACACCACAATACTGGTAAAATAGTAAATTACATATACTTTTTAATAAATGATCAGTATAAAACATTTAATGGGAATATAAAGGGAATGGTCAGTGTTTTCAAGGTACAGTGAATTTTCccttattacattattattgtacgaaTTTCCTTATGATCTCATTTTTCTCcatcaaacaaaaaaataacatttagtTACGGGAATTTAAAAAATGGAAGGAAAATGAATGCTACTTTGATAGCGCAACTTTTCTTCTGTAGTTAATTGCTTTTTACGAAAAGTATTCACTGAAAGGTTAATCTATCGTTTTTATCAAGAGTTGACAACTGAAGAACTATTGAATACAAACAAACACCGAGCTACTGGTACACCTTAGCGTTCATAGGATTCTCAGGGAGACCATACTCGAAACCGCAAATAAAATTGAGGCCAGGACCTAAAGACTTCGCCACGGACACAAGACCCCCAGATTACTAAGTTCAAATTAAATGTAGTCACTCAATAATTTACTTGCGTGCAGAGCTtcaattcaaaataaatatagaAGCGGAATGTCAATAAATATGGGATAGTTGAAAAAGTGGGATAAAACCTGGTGgttcaaatattttaaatcaaattaattaatattaatttaGAGCTCGATATGGAAGagctataatttatagatgaaatGACCTGATTAAATCTGATGAATTTCAGATGTTGAGGCGTAATTTGTCCATCCATATGGCTTCTTAACATTTTGGCGATacagttgatgtcagttcgtgataaaaatcaTAACTACAGTTTCCTAAATTTTGCGATACGATGTATTTGTTCAGAATATTATTTCATAGATACCTTTTAAATTGAATTTTTTAGTAACTATTTAAACATTAATAGACTGAGGACAACTGAAAATAGTTTGTCTTAAAGCTAAACCAAGTAGTTCCATCGTTTAATGTGTTGTATTTTCTATCTAACAGAACATAATATGAGAAAAATTCCTCTGGTTTCCTATGTCAAGTTTTATTTGATCAATTTTTGCGAATTCTCATATGTCTAATGTAgtgtttttttcattatatttctcCGAAGACCAGATTAGAACAGAAAGAtcactcatttttattttattgagtaCCTTATTAGTCACTAAATATgatgaataatattaatttaagaGATGAATCTCGACATTactcaatattttttaaattaaaattttgcTTGTGGCTGAGATtcaatccaggacgtgcgtttcgacTTATTcaggactcgtcaactgaatcTACCTACACACCAGTGTTTGTGTTCATAACTCAACATCCGTTCTTACTTAAACCCTTGTGACTTATTGGACATATTGAGACAATTCAGGCAGTATGAAAATATGttaaaagagactgatcaacttcaGTCTTTAAAATCAACAACTAGAAGATTCAAATCCTTACAAATGAGTTGATTAGATTGATTTCAGTATTGTGATCTGGTCGTACAATATGGCTACTTATAATCTACACAGTAGTATACATTTATTTACACGAAAAACAATATTCCGTcaagtaaataatgaaaaattacaCTCAACCTACCATTCACctttaaatattgtaaatatggAAACGAAAGATTATTTATAGTAGTCAATTTGTTACTTGAGAGATCTAAGTATTGAAGATAACGTAATGATCTCAGTGATTCAACtgaaataatttgattattgTCAGCTTTCAAATATTGTAGATTTGACATTTCAGTAAGTGGTGATAAGTCTGTTATAAAATTGTTACTCAGCATGATAAAACGTAAATGAATGTATCCACGTAGAATCCCAATATCGAATAGATTTCTGTTATGGGTGGAAAAAGAATTAAGGAACACATACAataaaaaagatatatatatagtggtaTGAACTTAGCTGTTTTCTACATCAGTCTCTAACTTTGGATAGTGATGATATTGTTTGAATGAAGTACAAAAAGCATTATTAAATTGCACATCTCTAGAGAGGGTATTTGGATTTGGGGTATCTCTTAAATAAGCAAACAAAGCCTGCTCAATATGTATGCAAACTAAAGTATTAAAGTTGTTCGTTTGTAAACATGACTGAACAAACGACAACTCAAGTGGTACTTAAATAGCTAGTTCATTGAGTAAATCCATTCTTGATGCCCAGTGTTTATTTAGCTAGTAGTTTGTGGAATTTGTAAACTTCCTATAAGTATGTCTGCTACCTTTAATTTCTCATTTTCGTTACACTACCATCAATGTTCAGTGCTGTTTTTATTATCATCCTTTTCTGATTGACTATATTTACTCATTAGCTCTATTATATTACATTAACTTACGTCCTAAAGACAGTTAAAGTCCTAGAGGCAATTAAAGATCTAGTAAAGATGGCTATGAGGCTATATTTTCTGCCTCTACTGACATTGGAGACTGACGAACTGATGAAACAAAGACtgaatatcatatttttattgaaacctAGTGTAAAACTTTCAGAAATTTCGCGAAACATTTGGGGCTATCCTTAAAAAACAGCAGATAAGAAAAACCTACTTTCACCAAGTATATCTAGTGTTCTAGTGTAAAACTATGTGGATGCAACTTAATGTAAAACAATAAGTCAGATTAGTGAACAAACTTCTGATAATTTCCACGAATGTCCTGAAGAATGGAAACAGGCACGTAATAATTCTATCGCTACAAATAGGAAATAAGTTATGTCGAATAGAGTTGATTTGTATTGGTTTTTAGAACAACGTTTTCTTAAAGTCACTTTACAGGTTAAGATCTTCAAGTTCATCGTAGACTAAAATCTAAAATAAAAGATATTTGACATTTAAATCGCTTGAGGTTCTCGCCTAATATTTTTGGTCTAAAATTTTGACATCTCTATACTATTCTTGATAACTAGGATTATATGTTGAGATACAAACATTATACCACTAATTCTACGTCTGGTGATGCTATTAAGATTCGATATttcataaattcacttgtttaAAACCGGCAAGTAACTTGGTAATCTTTCAGAAAACCTTTTTATTAAAAGTACGTCTGATTAAAAAAACCTAGCTAATTCTCGTAAGAAGTAAAATTGGTTTGTAAATTGAAGAAGTTTATCTTATTTTATAAATCACAATGTCTTTTAACATGTATAAATTCTCTTTAAAATATTATGTCTCATCACAAATTTGGTAGTAAAACAgttctaaataaatataatgataGTATTTGACACCTAAAGAATACAAAGAAACCAAATATATCCATATATTTAGTCCTGATTTGAGGCCTTTCACCAATGTGTATCTATGAAGTCACTTGTGATTGAGCTCAAAATGTTCAGTTTCATTGAGAACACACTATGTTCGGGTTGCTTAAACAGAGttcatatttatagttttaatcGATTTTCAAGATGTCATAGCATTCATTTAATGGCCTAGGTGGCTAACTACCTCACTCTAGGTATTGGTTTGATTCTATGAGTCACAAACTGTAACTTGAACTACTGAAATACTTCTCGAAGCAAATCACTATTGAGTATAATTAACGTAGGATCTGGAACGGATGTGCGCTGGGCAGGTTGCTAAAACGCTTTGATACAAAAGGATGGAATTAACAGGATGGATAGCAAAGAAATCGAAATAATGTagcaatgataataaaaaactaATTGTTGAAAATACGGTTATTAAATACAGAGTGTAAAGTTACAAATGAAAAAATATCAAAACTGAAGATCTGAATGAAGATAAAGAGTAAATATTTCTTCGTTACTGCGACTGATTTAGAATCACTCCACCTAAAGTCTAGAATTGCTGATTACAATTATTATATAGATCACAATTAAACAGCCTGTTTCTTCCATCATACCTCTGACTAAAAGTCATTaatttcatggactgatgctGCGTTTGGGTTTGGCTCCCCAGTAGCTTTTTTTAAACCTACTATAACACCCGTCGACGTAGGTCATGGTTGGACAAAAGTAAAAAGCATTTCAAACTTCTCAGTCGATGAATGTTCACAACTTCCCCAAGTGATTTCCCATCTTTATCAAGTATCTTATGCCTAACTTTAATGGTGTCAACTGCTGAGCAAGTGATCATTATTTGATTCTGTGGCTTGAAGAGGTCAGGTAACCTTTTAGATACTTTACGTTACAGAATGAAATCAGTAAGAAAACCTTGAAAATCATATAACGTTGAATAGCGCTCGATTTTCAGCAAATCACTGGCTAAAGGTAATTTGTAAAAAGAGGGAAAACTATCAAGGAATGCAAATGTTTCGGGATAAAGAGAACGAATATGGAatgaattttaaagtttatCAACCAATGTCGATATTTTATGACCGTTGATTACTGATCTTGTAATAAATTCAACTGTTGAGATAATATTTTCGAATCACTTGAAACTAATGATTGAAACTGTTAAGAATTAATTTTATATACTCACTAGGTTGCTCCGAGATTAGTCTTATTGTGATCGATCTAAAGCGCTGTAAAAACTTAACTTATAGCTTGATACAGATAATGCAGTTTCTAGTTATAGAGTATAACTTTGGTCAGAATATAAGGTATAATTTTAGTTCTCTTGTGTTTTACATATAGCAAACTTTTGATAATTATCTGTGATAATAACACATTTATGATTGAAACCGTGTAGGTTTGACATTTAACAATAAATATCCACCAAATCAAAATATGAGACAAGTGTGATTTAAGCTTCTCAAAATAACACAGTTACAGCACGACCTGCTCAACCTTCTAGACTACATAGTATCAAATTTCGGATTTGCTTAGAATAACATGTATAAGTGGACAAAATTGTCTCCAATTAGCTCGTCATCAGGTTTTACTCTATTATACAGGAATATTTGcataaatttatgaaatattaaaccaatcaaaccgGTTTAGGAGTCAGTTATCACCACATATTGCAACGGTTTATTTGtcactacatcatatctaaGGATCAGGGTCAATTTATGCACTACTTATGAAATAAAGTTGGTATGCGATAACCGTGCTTGTCCGAAACGATCGCTTTCGCATAATAATAGGATAGAAAACAAAGTAATGGGATtccttcatcatcattataAGAGAATTCAGATACATTTGCAGAGCCAAATATAGTTAAGGCCGAGATCTAATAAAACTGTTTTAACAAGGTCTATTTCAAGGATATCGTTGTTAACGTTTCTAATAGTCACACTGTCAAACTAACAACTATAGGATCAGTGCTTGTGACTGAGAAAACCGTTCTTCAATTGACTATTAATCGCAAACACAGTAAATTACTAGAAGCTGATGGTTACATCCAGGATTCCCGTAATCCCTTGTGGAAATTCTTCTAAAGCCACTAAGTACGCTGTTCAACATATTTGTTTCAAAAACTCAACTCCTTTAGGAGTGGAAGGATGCCATCGTTGGCCATATATTTAAGTATGAAAGGAGACAGATCGTATCTAACCACATACTTGTCAGTTCAACTGGCATAGTAGTTAaggtatttaaaaataaattatgagtAGCATTAGGTGATCTGTTAACTCCGGAGTAACAGGAACTTTTGAACGGACATTAATACGTAACTAAATTACTAATTTCTAGAGAGAGCTGAACAGGGTTTTAAGATAGACGTTTGCTTGTTAGTGTGATATTCTTGGACTCCAGCAATCGATAAGATATCTCACTTAGGGCTTATAGAGAAACTCTTCAGCTTTGAAATAAGAACCATACAAGTTTTGATAAGAAACTTCTTCTATGATCAACGATAGATAGTGAAGGTAAATGAGTCAACTTCTGGATGTAAACTAGCTAAGAATGACACGCTTCAAGACAAAATCTTGGGTCCTATATTTATTACTCTTCGTGTCAATAAATTACTAGAACTGTTCAAACCGTCGACATTTATTTGAGAGTATCAACGTCTGAATAACAACACATAGTTAAAGTGGTCACTTAGATCTCCAAGCTGATTTGGACAACTTATTTAACTAGTACCAAGGTTGGAGTTAAAAGATTAATTCTAGCAGTACTGCGCTAAAAAACACTGGATATAAGAATAGTTGCCAATATACTATCAACGAAACAACGCGTCCATACAAACAGAATCAAAAGACCTAGGAGTAATAGTGGGTCAATACTTGAAAACAATCGCGTATTGCAATTCAACAACTGTAGAAAGTTTTCAAGTGTGATGATCACTTAGCCAAATATTCAAGTGCTTTGATAAAGATGCTCCACTTGCGTAAGATTTAGCCAAGAATATTTCATCTAGGCAGCTAGTTCATGCCTAATTAAGGGCGCTCACACATTCAAGTATATTCAGCATGAAGGGAATAAGCTGACTATAGATCATTTCAAACTCTCCTACGAAAAACAATCGAAACTCCTGAACACCTTTCTCTCATTTTATTGTAAAACGCAAAGTGACCTTATGTTGTAACTCTGTATCTCAAGTAATAACCATCTCTAAGGACACTGTAAAGAGGTTCAAGAACTATCAGAAAATAAACTCAAGGCGG
This window encodes:
- the LRRC23 gene encoding Leucine-rich repeat-containing protein 23 (EggNog:ENOG410VBDW~COG:T), whose protein sequence is MSGNEEELVSEGFDENEENLEREEGNNEEAVPKQTLTKEIVAESISIPYRLGYGFSYAYIKLDCSDKNLFDIGILRGYIHLRFIMLSNNFITDLSPLTEMSNLQYLKADNNQIISVESLRSLRYLQYLDLSSNKLTTINNLSFPYLQYLKVNDNAIVSLKSETDTKLSSEQLPNLHTLELRGNRLNTLNGIDDMISLKTLYCAENLLRRLEGISSLKSLVCLHLRDNRLSRLTDFTENLTSLEYINLRGNQISKFSEVKRLNCLPSLKFLSLVDNPVTEKDNYRQMVIGLVNRLQRLDKKRVPDIFRSTALEFVAKHTDILEQELNESDTIEEHIPESMKEDLNEEKEKMEEEEEQQQIQDDDEEGSKEQLEEDNDYQEEAGEDEDDDIVESEKEEEEEEE